From the Acidovorax carolinensis genome, one window contains:
- a CDS encoding anti-sigma factor, with amino-acid sequence MPDTPSITPPPSAPARSGVSAWWRALAIFLMVVLLIAWAASASMVEQLKAQIAHLQAKVTTVAQVQYLSVLLDDKQLPALLVTADVQGSVLQLQRLNEVREGREDSMQLWALDGDKPPRSLGVITSTYKTLQLPASAAALAGVQELAISVEDKGGAAQGRGPRLPYLFRGGLVKKAL; translated from the coding sequence ATGCCCGACACCCCCTCGATCACACCGCCACCCTCCGCACCGGCTCGCAGCGGAGTCAGCGCCTGGTGGCGCGCCCTGGCCATTTTTCTGATGGTGGTCCTGCTCATCGCCTGGGCAGCCAGTGCAAGCATGGTCGAACAACTCAAGGCCCAGATCGCGCACCTTCAGGCCAAGGTGACCACGGTGGCCCAGGTGCAGTACCTGTCTGTGCTGCTGGACGACAAGCAATTGCCGGCCCTGCTGGTGACGGCCGACGTGCAGGGCAGCGTGCTGCAACTGCAGCGCCTGAACGAGGTGCGCGAAGGGCGGGAGGACAGCATGCAGCTGTGGGCGCTCGATGGCGACAAACCACCGCGCTCCCTGGGCGTGATCACCAGCACCTACAAGACACTGCAACTGCCCGCTTCGGCCGCCGCATTGGCGGGGGTGCAGGAGCTGGCCATCAGCGTGGAAGACAAGGGTGGCGCCGCCCAGGGACGCGGGCCCCGGTTGCCTTACCTGTTCAGGGGCGGGCTGGTCAAGAAGGCCCTCTGA
- a CDS encoding NYN domain-containing protein, giving the protein MASPTDNISMALFCDFENVALGVRDAKYEKFDIKPVLERLLLKGSIVVKKAYCDWDRYKGFKATMHEANFELIEIPHVRQSGKNSADIRLVVDALDLCYTKSHVNTFVIISGDSDFSPLVSKLRENAKQVIGVGVKQSTSDLLIANCDEFIFYDDLVRESQRAQARRQPADAPPQARRSPEEERNRKEAQESRRTQGIELAVETFDALVSERGDSGKIWASVLKEAIKRRKPDFSETYYGFRAFGNLLEEAQERGLLEFGRDEKSGAYVFRSHGIGGGAAPVRPEATADRPATSYFRHDAPQSGREPGADSHGPRQRGRGGRSRYASESVPRELPPTVQTSAEDLANDDVPVNEPHRGNDAHHGLHEPVDAPQERPMGSYFRQQPPAAEPPAEMTEPAPPAEPQPAAARGRGRSRKAVSSPVEVVAPPAARQAKTMPQASADAASALPVAAAETDVEQPKKAPARPRRARSKPATDTGAQ; this is encoded by the coding sequence ATGGCCTCCCCCACCGACAACATCAGCATGGCACTTTTTTGCGACTTCGAGAATGTCGCACTCGGAGTACGCGACGCCAAGTACGAAAAATTCGATATCAAGCCGGTTCTTGAACGCCTTCTGCTCAAGGGCTCCATTGTGGTCAAGAAAGCCTATTGCGACTGGGACCGCTACAAGGGCTTCAAGGCCACCATGCATGAAGCCAATTTTGAGCTGATCGAAATTCCCCACGTACGCCAGTCGGGCAAGAACTCGGCCGACATCCGCCTGGTGGTGGACGCGCTGGACCTGTGCTACACCAAGTCGCACGTCAATACTTTCGTGATCATCAGCGGCGACTCGGACTTTTCTCCGCTGGTTTCCAAGCTGCGCGAAAACGCCAAGCAGGTGATCGGCGTGGGCGTCAAGCAGTCCACCTCGGACCTGCTGATTGCCAATTGCGACGAATTCATTTTTTACGACGACCTGGTGCGCGAGAGCCAACGCGCGCAAGCCCGGCGCCAGCCAGCCGATGCGCCACCCCAGGCCCGGCGCTCGCCCGAGGAAGAGCGCAACCGCAAGGAGGCGCAGGAGTCGCGCCGCACCCAGGGCATCGAGCTGGCCGTGGAGACCTTTGATGCATTGGTCTCCGAGCGCGGCGACAGCGGCAAGATCTGGGCTTCTGTGCTCAAGGAAGCGATCAAGCGCCGCAAGCCCGATTTCAGCGAAACCTATTACGGCTTCCGGGCCTTTGGCAACCTGCTGGAAGAAGCCCAGGAGCGCGGCCTGCTGGAGTTTGGCCGCGACGAAAAATCGGGCGCCTACGTGTTTCGCAGCCACGGCATTGGCGGCGGCGCTGCCCCTGTGCGGCCCGAAGCGACGGCCGACCGGCCCGCCACCAGCTACTTCCGGCACGACGCCCCCCAATCCGGCAGAGAACCCGGTGCTGACAGCCATGGGCCGCGCCAGCGGGGACGCGGCGGCCGGTCCCGGTACGCATCGGAATCCGTTCCACGCGAACTGCCGCCAACCGTGCAGACCAGCGCGGAGGATCTCGCGAACGACGACGTACCCGTCAACGAACCGCATCGCGGCAACGACGCCCACCACGGCTTGCACGAACCGGTCGATGCGCCGCAGGAAAGGCCGATGGGCAGCTATTTCCGGCAGCAACCCCCTGCCGCAGAGCCGCCTGCCGAGATGACAGAACCCGCGCCCCCTGCCGAGCCGCAACCCGCGGCTGCGCGCGGCCGTGGCCGCAGCCGCAAGGCGGTGTCGTCACCCGTCGAAGTGGTCGCACCACCCGCAGCCCGCCAGGCGAAGACAATGCCGCAAGCGTCCGCCGACGCCGCCAGCGCGTTACCAGTGGCTGCCGCCGAAACGGATGTGGAGCAACCCAAAAAAGCCCCAGCCCGGCCACGCCGAGCCCGCAGCAAGCCCGCGACAGACACCGGGGCCCAATGA
- the egtD gene encoding L-histidine N(alpha)-methyltransferase has product MPPTCHSDIIDGLNQRPARISPKYFYDQRGSQLFDAITRLPEYYPTRTENALMQAHAADMAHQLGPVRTVIELGAGSCEKARALCHRVRPACFVGVDISVDYLHEAVRRLRADIPGLDARAVGGDMTQGLALPADIPRAQRLVFYPGSSIGNFDPPHALDLLRHMRALVDSDGGLLIGIDLPKDVAVLEAAYDDAAGVTAAFNRNVLTHINHLIGSDFVEEQWGHRAFFNQEDSRIEMHLEASAPIRVRWPGGERHFAAGERIHTENSYKYPLAVFTTMLAQAGFSRAQAWTDERGWFAVLHARP; this is encoded by the coding sequence ATGCCCCCCACCTGCCATAGCGACATCATCGACGGCCTGAACCAGCGCCCTGCGCGCATTTCACCCAAATATTTTTACGATCAGCGTGGCTCGCAACTGTTTGATGCCATCACCCGGCTGCCCGAGTACTACCCCACGCGCACCGAGAACGCCCTGATGCAGGCGCATGCGGCCGACATGGCCCACCAGCTGGGCCCGGTCCGCACCGTGATCGAACTGGGCGCAGGCAGTTGTGAAAAGGCCCGCGCGCTGTGCCACCGGGTGCGCCCTGCCTGCTTTGTGGGGGTGGATATTTCGGTCGACTATTTGCACGAGGCTGTGCGGCGGCTGCGCGCGGACATACCCGGCCTGGACGCGCGGGCGGTCGGCGGCGACATGACCCAGGGCCTTGCGTTGCCCGCTGACATTCCCCGGGCCCAGCGCCTGGTGTTCTATCCGGGCTCGTCCATCGGCAACTTTGATCCGCCCCACGCGCTCGACCTGTTGCGCCACATGCGCGCCCTGGTCGACAGCGACGGAGGCTTGCTGATCGGCATCGATCTGCCCAAGGATGTGGCGGTGCTGGAGGCTGCCTATGACGACGCAGCCGGGGTGACAGCGGCCTTCAACCGCAATGTGCTCACGCACATCAACCACCTGATTGGCAGCGACTTTGTGGAAGAACAGTGGGGCCATCGCGCCTTTTTCAACCAGGAGGATTCGCGCATCGAGATGCACCTGGAGGCCAGCGCACCCATCCGCGTGCGCTGGCCGGGCGGCGAGCGCCACTTTGCGGCGGGTGAGCGCATTCACACGGAAAACAGCTACAAATACCCCCTTGCGGTGTTCACCACCATGCTGGCCCAGGCTGGATTTTCCCGTGCGCAGGCCTGGACGGACGAGCGGGGCTGGTTTGCCGTTCTGCACGCCCGTCCTTGA
- a CDS encoding OmpW/AlkL family protein: MKKNLLAVAVLCAMTSGAAFAQQAESPWLVRVRALHLDSANKDSTGLGLSVNNKTIPEVDITYFFNKNVAAELVLTVPQKHDVRSNGTNIGSLKHLPPSLLLQYHFDAPGFKPYVGAGVNYTRFSSVRFDPAVAAALNPSIDKNSFGAALQIGVDIPLTKNLSLNFDVKKVYIKTDVFSGGTKVGTFKVDPVLAGVGLGWRF; encoded by the coding sequence ATGAAAAAAAATCTGCTGGCTGTCGCCGTTCTGTGTGCAATGACCTCTGGCGCTGCCTTTGCGCAGCAAGCCGAGAGCCCTTGGCTGGTGCGCGTGCGTGCCCTCCATCTGGACAGCGCCAACAAGGACAGCACGGGCCTGGGCCTGTCGGTCAACAACAAGACGATTCCTGAAGTTGACATCACGTACTTCTTCAACAAGAACGTCGCCGCCGAACTGGTCCTCACGGTGCCGCAAAAGCACGACGTGCGTTCCAACGGCACCAACATTGGCAGCCTCAAGCACCTGCCACCCTCGTTGCTGCTGCAATACCACTTTGACGCCCCCGGCTTCAAGCCTTACGTGGGCGCCGGTGTCAACTACACGCGCTTTTCCAGCGTGCGCTTTGACCCCGCAGTAGCCGCCGCGCTGAACCCCAGCATTGACAAGAACAGCTTTGGCGCTGCGCTGCAGATCGGCGTGGACATTCCGCTGACCAAGAACCTGTCGCTGAACTTCGACGTCAAGAAGGTTTACATCAAGACCGACGTGTTCTCTGGCGGCACCAAGGTTGGCACCTTCAAGGTGGACCCCGTGCTGGCAGGCGTTGGCCTCGGCTGGCGCTTCTGA
- a CDS encoding DUF808 domain-containing protein, with translation MAAGSLLALLDDIATVLDDVALMTKVAAKKSAAMADDVSVMTKVAAQKTAGVLGDDLALNAQQVTGVRADREIPVVWAVAKGSLVNKAILVPAALLISAFAPWAVTPLLMVGGAFLCYEGFEKLAHKFLHSPHQDEAAHESHAKANANPAVDLVAFEKDKIKGAVRTDFILSAEIIAITLGTVAGAPFVQQVTVLVGIALVMTLGVYGFVAGIVKLDDLGLWLSQKPGAAARALGAGIVRAAPWLMKALSVAGTAAMFLVGGGILVHGVPAVHHAVEGMGAVAAQWPVGGLWAVLVPNLLNAVIGIVAGSLVLAVVTLLTRLRKGGTAH, from the coding sequence ATGGCCGCTGGCAGCCTCCTCGCATTGTTGGACGACATTGCGACCGTTCTCGACGATGTAGCCCTCATGACCAAGGTGGCTGCCAAGAAGAGCGCTGCCATGGCCGATGACGTGTCGGTCATGACCAAGGTGGCAGCCCAAAAGACGGCGGGCGTGCTGGGTGACGATCTGGCGCTGAATGCCCAGCAGGTCACGGGCGTGCGTGCCGACCGGGAAATTCCGGTGGTCTGGGCCGTGGCCAAGGGTTCGCTGGTGAACAAGGCCATTCTGGTGCCGGCGGCGCTGCTCATCAGCGCCTTTGCGCCCTGGGCGGTGACGCCGCTGCTCATGGTGGGGGGCGCCTTCCTGTGCTACGAGGGTTTTGAAAAATTGGCCCACAAGTTTCTGCACAGCCCCCACCAGGACGAGGCCGCGCACGAAAGCCATGCCAAGGCCAACGCCAATCCGGCCGTGGACTTGGTGGCTTTTGAGAAGGACAAGATCAAGGGAGCGGTTCGCACCGATTTCATCCTGTCAGCGGAAATCATTGCCATCACCCTGGGCACGGTGGCGGGTGCGCCCTTTGTGCAGCAAGTAACCGTGCTCGTCGGCATTGCGCTGGTCATGACGCTGGGTGTTTACGGCTTTGTGGCGGGCATCGTCAAGCTCGATGACCTGGGCCTGTGGCTCAGCCAGAAGCCCGGCGCCGCAGCCCGTGCGCTGGGCGCGGGCATTGTGCGCGCCGCGCCCTGGCTGATGAAGGCGCTTTCGGTGGCGGGCACGGCAGCGATGTTTCTGGTGGGCGGCGGCATCCTGGTGCACGGGGTTCCCGCGGTGCACCATGCCGTGGAGGGCATGGGCGCGGTGGCCGCCCAGTGGCCAGTTGGCGGTCTGTGGGCGGTGCTGGTTCCCAACCTGCTGAACGCAGTAATCGGCATTGTGGCCGGTAGCCTGGTGCTGGCGGTTGTGACCTTGCTGACCCGGCTGCGCAAGGGCGGCACGGCACATTGA
- the purL gene encoding phosphoribosylformylglycinamidine synthase, whose protein sequence is MTLHMTTLAGGNALSNFRAQQLQPALEAIHPKISGIAARFVHLVATDAAPTPTEQERLAALLTYGDPYAGPEDGAMLIVTPRLGTLSPWASKATDIARNCGLAIRRVERITEYRISLKAGLLGKTPELTAGQLAQVAALLHDRMTESVVADRAGAAALFTELQPAPMEHVDVLAGGPEQGRKALEAANTRFGLALADDEIDYLVTAFTGLKRNPTDVELMMFAQANSEHCRHKIFNAQFTIDGVAQDKSLFGMIRNTHQLAPQHTVVAYSDNASVMEGHQVERFVAKMAAGAYVLSASSYEKSSATHHVLMKVETHNHPTAISPFPGASTGAGGEIRDEGATGRGSKPKAGMTGFTVSKLWGSTLGKPEHIASPLQIMVEGPLGGAAFNNEFGRPNLLGYFREYEQTVAGVDRGYHKPIMIAGGLGVIDAQLTQKIEFPAGSLLIQLGGPGMRIGMGGSAASSMATGTNAAELDFDSVQRGNPEIERRAQEVINHCWAQGAANPILAIHDVGAGGLSNAFPELTNDAGRGARFDLRAVQLEESGMAPKEIWSNESQERYVLAIAPESLPLFKAFCERERCPFAVIGTATEERQLVLHDSAATADDQKLPVDMPMNVLLGKPPKMHRDVTTVQRSFAPMDLTGVPLQKAVIDVLAHPTVASKRFLITIGDRTVGGLSHRDQMVGPWQVPVADCAVTLADFKGFAGEAMSMGERTPLAAINAPASGRMAVAEAITNLLAAPIELPRVKLSANWMAACGEPGEDADLYATVKAVGMELCPALGISIPVGKDSLSMRTQWQDGGDRKKVTSPVSLIVSAFASLADVRGTLTPQLNATEDDTTLVLVDLGKGQSRMGGSILGQTLEQSGDVAPDLDDPQDLVNLVNAVNALRAKGQILAYHDRSDGGLLAAVAEMAFAGHVGVALNVDMLVTEGDGISDSRMETGDAKNWAQQVSARREELTLKALFNEELGVVLQVRTAERNEVMQTLREHGLSKFSHFIGKTRPVSSSIDAGKGQLQVWRDAKAVFSAPLADLHQVWDAVSWKICQQRDNPDNADAEHAAAGEPTDPGMQLHLTFDTSDNVAAPFLNLSRPKVAILREQGVNSHVEMAYAFTEAGFEAFDVHMTDLQTGRARLEDFQGVVACGGFSYGDTLGAGIGWARSITFNPVLAAQFQGFFGRTDTFGLGVCNGCQMFAELADIIPGAQDWPRFTTNQSERFEARLSLVEVLESPSLFLQGMAGSRLPIAVAHGEGYANFKYRGNADKAIASMRFVDNHGAATEQYPFNPNGSAGGLTAVTTADGRFTAMMPHPERVFRNVQMSWTSGDISALSPWMRIWRNARKWVG, encoded by the coding sequence AAGGCCGGTCTGCTGGGCAAGACGCCCGAGCTGACCGCCGGGCAACTGGCCCAGGTGGCAGCCTTGTTGCATGACCGCATGACCGAGTCGGTCGTGGCCGATCGCGCAGGCGCTGCAGCACTGTTCACCGAGCTGCAGCCCGCGCCCATGGAGCATGTGGATGTGCTGGCCGGTGGCCCTGAACAGGGCAGGAAGGCGCTGGAGGCCGCCAACACCCGCTTTGGCCTGGCGCTGGCCGATGATGAAATCGACTACCTCGTGACCGCCTTCACCGGACTCAAGCGCAACCCCACCGACGTGGAGCTGATGATGTTTGCCCAGGCCAATAGCGAGCACTGCCGCCACAAGATCTTCAACGCCCAGTTCACCATCGACGGCGTGGCGCAGGACAAGAGCCTGTTTGGCATGATCCGCAACACGCACCAGCTGGCACCGCAGCACACCGTGGTGGCGTATTCGGACAACGCCTCGGTCATGGAGGGCCACCAGGTCGAGCGATTTGTGGCAAAAATGGCCGCTGGCGCTTATGTATTAAGCGCGAGCAGCTATGAAAAGAGTAGTGCAACGCACCATGTGCTGATGAAGGTGGAAACGCACAACCACCCCACGGCGATCTCGCCGTTTCCGGGCGCCTCCACCGGTGCGGGCGGCGAAATCCGTGACGAGGGCGCCACCGGGCGCGGCTCCAAGCCCAAGGCCGGCATGACGGGGTTCACGGTGTCCAAGCTCTGGGGCAGCACGCTGGGCAAGCCCGAGCACATCGCCAGCCCCTTGCAGATCATGGTGGAAGGCCCGCTGGGTGGGGCCGCGTTCAACAACGAGTTCGGCCGGCCCAACCTGCTGGGCTACTTCCGCGAGTACGAGCAAACCGTGGCGGGCGTGGACCGGGGCTACCACAAGCCCATCATGATCGCGGGCGGCCTGGGCGTTATTGACGCCCAGCTCACCCAGAAGATCGAATTCCCCGCGGGTTCGCTGCTGATCCAGCTGGGCGGCCCGGGCATGCGCATCGGCATGGGCGGCAGTGCGGCCAGTTCCATGGCCACCGGTACCAATGCGGCCGAGCTCGACTTCGACTCGGTGCAGCGCGGTAATCCCGAGATCGAGCGCCGTGCGCAAGAGGTCATCAACCACTGCTGGGCGCAAGGCGCGGCCAACCCCATCCTCGCCATCCACGACGTGGGTGCGGGCGGCTTGAGCAATGCATTCCCCGAGCTGACCAACGACGCAGGCCGTGGCGCGCGCTTTGATCTGCGCGCCGTGCAGCTCGAAGAATCGGGCATGGCGCCCAAGGAAATCTGGAGCAACGAGAGCCAGGAACGCTACGTGCTGGCCATTGCGCCCGAGTCGCTGCCTTTGTTCAAAGCCTTCTGCGAGCGCGAGCGCTGCCCGTTTGCCGTGATCGGCACGGCCACCGAAGAACGCCAGCTGGTGCTGCACGACAGTGCTGCCACGGCCGACGACCAGAAGCTGCCCGTGGACATGCCCATGAACGTGCTGCTGGGCAAGCCGCCCAAGATGCACCGCGATGTGACCACCGTGCAGCGCAGCTTCGCGCCCATGGACTTGACCGGCGTTCCGCTGCAAAAGGCCGTGATCGACGTGCTGGCCCACCCCACGGTGGCTTCCAAGCGCTTTCTGATCACCATTGGCGACCGCACCGTGGGTGGCCTGAGCCATCGCGATCAGATGGTGGGCCCCTGGCAGGTGCCCGTGGCCGATTGCGCTGTCACGCTGGCCGATTTCAAGGGCTTCGCTGGCGAGGCCATGAGCATGGGCGAACGCACGCCGCTGGCGGCTATCAACGCCCCGGCATCGGGCCGCATGGCGGTGGCCGAGGCCATCACCAACCTGCTGGCCGCACCCATCGAGCTGCCGCGCGTCAAGCTCAGCGCCAACTGGATGGCTGCGTGTGGCGAGCCCGGCGAGGATGCCGACCTGTACGCCACCGTGAAGGCTGTGGGCATGGAGCTGTGCCCGGCGCTGGGCATCTCGATCCCCGTGGGCAAGGACAGCCTGTCGATGCGCACGCAATGGCAGGATGGCGGCGACAGGAAAAAGGTCACTTCGCCGGTCAGCCTGATCGTGAGCGCCTTTGCATCGCTGGCCGATGTGCGCGGCACGCTCACCCCCCAGCTCAACGCCACGGAAGACGACACCACCCTGGTGCTGGTGGACCTGGGCAAGGGCCAAAGCCGCATGGGCGGCAGCATCCTGGGCCAGACGCTTGAGCAAAGCGGCGATGTGGCGCCAGACCTGGACGACCCCCAGGACCTGGTCAACCTCGTTAACGCCGTGAACGCGCTGCGCGCCAAGGGCCAGATCCTGGCCTACCACGACCGCAGCGACGGTGGTCTGCTGGCCGCCGTGGCCGAAATGGCCTTTGCCGGCCATGTGGGTGTGGCCCTGAACGTGGACATGCTTGTCACCGAAGGCGACGGGATCAGCGACAGCCGCATGGAAACCGGCGACGCCAAGAACTGGGCGCAGCAGGTGAGTGCGCGCCGCGAAGAACTGACGCTCAAGGCCCTGTTTAATGAAGAACTGGGCGTGGTGCTGCAGGTGCGCACGGCAGAGCGCAACGAGGTGATGCAGACCCTGCGCGAGCATGGCCTGTCGAAGTTCAGCCATTTCATCGGCAAGACGCGCCCCGTGTCCTCCAGCATTGATGCTGGCAAGGGCCAGTTGCAGGTGTGGCGCGATGCCAAGGCCGTGTTCAGCGCTCCGCTGGCCGACCTGCACCAGGTGTGGGATGCCGTGAGCTGGAAGATCTGCCAGCAGCGCGACAACCCCGACAACGCCGACGCTGAGCACGCCGCAGCGGGCGAGCCCACCGACCCCGGCATGCAGCTGCATCTCACGTTCGATACGTCCGACAATGTGGCGGCGCCGTTCCTGAACCTCTCGCGCCCCAAGGTCGCCATCCTGCGCGAGCAGGGCGTCAATTCGCATGTGGAGATGGCCTACGCCTTCACCGAAGCGGGCTTTGAGGCGTTTGACGTGCACATGACCGACCTGCAGACCGGCCGCGCCAGGCTTGAAGACTTCCAGGGCGTGGTGGCTTGTGGTGGCTTCAGCTACGGCGACACGCTGGGCGCGGGCATTGGCTGGGCACGCTCCATCACCTTCAACCCGGTGCTGGCCGCGCAGTTCCAGGGCTTCTTTGGCCGCACCGACACGTTTGGCCTGGGCGTGTGCAATGGCTGCCAGATGTTTGCCGAGCTGGCTGACATCATCCCCGGCGCGCAAGACTGGCCACGCTTCACCACCAACCAGAGCGAGCGCTTCGAGGCCCGCCTGTCGCTGGTGGAAGTGCTCGAATCGCCCAGCCTGTTCCTGCAAGGCATGGCCGGCAGCCGCCTGCCGATTGCCGTGGCGCATGGCGAGGGCTATGCCAACTTCAAATACCGTGGCAACGCAGACAAGGCCATTGCGTCCATGCGTTTTGTGGACAACCACGGCGCGGCCACCGAGCAGTACCCGTTCAACCCCAACGGCAGCGCCGGCGGCCTGACCGCCGTGACCACGGCCGACGGCCGTTTCACGGCCATGATGCCGCACCCCGAGCGTGTGTTCCGCAACGTGCAGATGAGCTGGACCAGCGGTGACATCAGTGCGCTGAGCCCCTGGATGCGCATCTGGCGTAACGCCCGCAAGTGGGTGGGTTAA